The following DNA comes from Terriglobales bacterium.
CCGGGTGCGCCAGCACCTCCTTGGGATAGCCGCTCACCTCGCGTTTCTTGCCTCGCGGCCGGGTACACAGGGTGAGCGAGTCGCGCGCCCGCGTCATGGCCACATAGAAGAGCCGCCGTTCCTCCTGCGCGTGGATCTCCTTGCTGCCCGCGGCCGAAGCTCCGCGGGTGAGCGCGGCGGGAAACTCGAACAGGGGCTCGCGATACCCGGTGGGGAAGGATTGCGAACTGGCGCGCAGCACGAAGACGTGGCCGAACTCCAGCCCCTTGGCGGCATGCACCGTCATCATGCGCACGCCCTCGCGCGGATCCTCGTCCCCGGCTTCCTCGTCGTACATCTGCACGCTGCCGCCGGCCTGGGGGAAATGCTCCATGTAGTCGAGGAAGGCGGCGAGCTTGCGGTCGCCGGCGATGGGTTTCTTCTCCCAGTCGGCGACGAAGCGGCGGAAGGCCGCCAGCGGCTCCGGGCGCCCTTCGAGGCTGAATCGGCGGATGGCCAGCTCCACCACGGCGGCGACGCGCATCCTGGCTGCGGCCGCCTGCGCGCGCAGTTCCTCCAAGGCCGCTAGGACCTTCTTCCCTCCTGTCACGCGCTCGAGGATGGAGACGAGGTCCGCTCCCTTCTCCGCTCCTTTTAGCCGGTCGCGCAACCCCGCCGGGCGGATGGCGAACTGCGGCAGGGCCGCCACCCGGAAGAGGCTGCCGCCGTCGCGCGGATTGACGAGCGCGCGCAACGCGGCCATGAGGTCGCGCACTTCGGCCGTGTCCAGCACGTTGACCCCCTTGACCGCCACCGGGATGCCGCGCGCCGCGAACTCCTCGATGGCGACCTTGCGATGCTCGTGGGTGCGGTAGAGCACCGCGAACCGTGACCAAGCGCAGCCGCTCTTCTCCTGCAGGCTGCGCACGCTCTCCGCGACCTCCGCCGCCTCGGCCAGGGAATGGTCGCAGAGGACGATCGCGACCGGCGGCGACGGCAGCGCTTCCCCGCGGGCGGCGGCCTCCTCGCTCCGTGCCGAGCGCAGCGGCCGCCGTTCGAACTCCTGGCCCAAGCGGCTGGTCGCCTGTACCACCGGCGGGTTCTTGGCGATGATGCCGGCCGCGCACGCCAGGATGGGCACGGTGGAGCGGTGGTTCTTCTCCAGCGCCACCCGGCGCGATCCTGGAAAACGCTGCAGGAACTCGTCGAAGGCCGCGCTGGAGGCCCCCCGGAAATGGTAGATGGCCTGGTCGGGATCCCCCACCGCGAAGAGGTTCTTCTCCTCGCCGGCCAGCAGGGCCGCCAGCTCGATCTGGGCCACGTTGCAATCCTGGAACTCGTCCACCAGGACGAAGCGCGAGCGAGCGCGCTCCTCGGCGAGCAGGGCCGCGTCCTTCTTCAGCAGATCGATCGCCTTGACGATCTGCGCCCCGAAGGTGCCCAGGTGGTCACGCTCGAGCATCTCTTCCACCGTGGTGAAGACGTCGCCGATCTCCTGGCAGCGCGCCAGCACCTCCTGGTCGGAGAGCGCGTCGCGCTCCTTGGACTTGCTGACCCGCGGCAGCGGCAATTCCTTCTGGCGCAGGCGCTCCAGGTAGCTCCCGTACGCGACGGGCGTGACCAGTTCGTCCTGGCAGCGGCTGAAGAATTCCTTGAGGTCGCTCAGGAAGCGACCCGGATCGGCGGCGCGCACGAAGCGCTGCCGCGGCAGCTCCTCGATCCGCTGCCGCAGGTAGACCCACAGGTCCTCGTCGGTGAGGACGCCGAAGTTGGCGCCGGCGCGCCGCAGCAGGCCTTCGCAGTAGGCGTGGAAGTTGGAGGCCCGCAGGCCGGCGCACTCGCCGCCCAGCCGCGCCTGCACGCGCTCCCGCATCTCGCGCGCGCCCTTGATGGTGAAGGTGACGGCCAGGATCTCGTCCGGCCGCGCGACTCCCTCGCGCACCAGCCGCGTCACCCGCTCCACCAGCACCGTGGTCTTGCCCGTGCCCGCACCCGCCAGCACCAGCATGGGGCCGCGTCCGTGCTCGATGGCTTCGAGTTGCTTCGGATCGAAGACGAGGGTCACGTTGTACGTCGGGAGAGACCAGAATCCCCAGAGGATTGCATTATGCGGAAGCTGGCCTTACGCCGCAACGGGGAAAGGCTAGGACTCCGCCTCCAGTTCTGCCGCGACCAGCGCTGTCGCGGCGATGGCCGCGGTCTCGGCGCGCAGAATACGGCCGCCCAGCAAGGCCGCCTTCCAGCCCGCCGCACGCAGCCCTTGCGCCTCCTCCTCGGTCCAGCCGCCCTCCGGACCGAAAGCCAGCGCCACCGCCTGCCCGGGCGCCCGCTCGCGGAGCGCCTGCTTAAGTGTGATCCTTTCCTCCGACTCGTCCAAGAAGATGCGCAGGCCTTGGACGCCGGCCGCCGCTTCCCGCAGCTTGGCCGGCGCTGCGACTTCGGGAGCATTGGCCCGCCGCGACTGCTCCGCAGCCTCGCTTGCGATCCGGCGCCATCGCTCCACGCGCTTGCCCGCGGCCTGGGCCAGGTGCGCGTCGGTGCGCCCCGCGATCACCGGGACCAGCCGCGCCGCCCCCAGCTCGGTGAGCTTCTCGATGGCCCACTCCAGGCGGTCGAACTTGAAGATGGAGAGCAAAAGGGTGAGCGGCAGGCCGACGGCGATGCACACCTCGCCTCCCAGTTCGAACTCCACGCGCTCCAGGCTGACCGCGGCCACGCGCCCGCGGCGGACGCGCCCGGCGGCGGCGATGTCGAACTCCTGGCCCACGCGCGCCCGCAGCACGCGCGCCAGGTGCGCGGCATGCTCGCCCACCAGCGCGGCCCGGTCCCCGCAGACCTCGTCGGCGATCCAGCGGCGGCGCGTCATCTCAGGAGCCGAAGATCTCCTTCATCCGGCTGAGCAGGGTCCGGCGCTGCGGCTTGTTCTCCACCGGGGTCAAAGCGGCCAGCTCCTCGAGCAGTTCGCGCTGGCGCTTGCTGAGTCGCGAGGGGATCTGCACCCTCACCTCGACGTGGAGGTCGCCGCGGCCGTGGCCGTTGAGCGAAGGCACGCCCTTGTGGCGCACCCGGAAGACGGTGCCCGACTGGGTGCCCTCGGGGATCTTCAGCGGGTGCTCGCCCTCCAGCGTCGGGATCTTGATCTGCGCGCCCAGCGCCGCCTGGGAGATGGAGATGGGCACGCCGCAGTACAGGTCCTTGCCCTCGCGCTCGAAGAACGGGTGCTCCTTCACCGCGAGCACGACATAGAGGTCGCCCGGGGGCCCGCCGTGCGCTCCAGCCTCGCCCTGCCCAGCATAGCGGATGCGGGTGCCGTCTTCCACGCCGGCGGGGACCTTCACCGCCAATTCGCGCTCGCGCAATACCTGGCCTTCCCCGTGGCACTGCGGACAGGGATCGTTGATCACCTGGCCGCTGCCGTGGCAAGACGAGCAGGTGCGGGCCACGCCGAAGAAGCCCTGCTGATAGCGGACCTGGCCGTGGCCGCCGCAGGTGGCGCAGCGCACCGCCGCTTTGCCCGGGGCCAGCCCCGAGCCCCGGCAGCTCTCGCAGTGCTCGTGGCGGCGGATCCCGAGGGTGGTCTCGGCGCCGAAGACGGCCTCCTCGAACTCCAGGCTCAGGTCCTCGCGCAGGTCGGCGCCGCGGCGCGAGCGGCTGCGTCGCCGCCCGCTGCCCGTGCCGAACAGATCGCCAAAGCCGAACAGGTCGCCCAGGATGTCGGAGAAATCCTGGAAGATGACCTGGTTGAAGTCGGGGAAGCCGGCGCCCGCCGCGCCCACTCCCGCGTGCCCGTAGCGGTCGTAGGCGGCGCGCTTGTCCGCGTCCGCCAGCACGCTGTAAGCCTCGCTGGCCTCCTTGAACTTCTCCTCCGCGTCGGGAGAGGAGTTGCGGTCGGGGTGATACTGCAGGGCCAGCCTGCGGTAGGCGCTCTTGACCTCCTGGTCGCTGGCCATGCGTGCCACGCCCAGGACCTCGTAGTAATCGCGTTTGCCGTTGTTGGCCAGAGTGAGACCCCTCGCGCTCTACTTCCTGGGATTGCGCGCCACCCGCACCATCGCCGGGCGCAGCAGCCGCTCCTTCAGCTTGTAGCCGCGCTGCAGCTCTTGCAGCACGTGATGGTCGGGGACTTCGGTGGTGTCCACCATCTGCACCGCCTGGTGGAGGCGGGGATCGAAGGGTTCGCCCACGGCGGGGATCACCCGCAGGCCCATCTTGCCGAGCGCGTCGAGCATCTGCTTGTAGATGAGCTCGACCCCGGCGCGGAGTTCGTCGCCCGCGGGGGAGTGCGCCAGGGCGCGCTCCAGGCTGTCGAGGATGGGCAGCAGCGGCTTGACCACCTCGGCGGCGGCGTACTCGCGGAACTCGGCTTGCTCCTTGGCGGCGCGCTTGCGCGCGTTGTCGAACTCCGCCTGCATGCGCGCCAGGCGGTCGTACAGCTCTTCCCGCTCGCGCTTCAGGCGGCGCAGTTCCTCGTCGCGCAGGACCTCGGGCGCGGCCGCCGGGGCGCCGGCTTCCTCCACCACGTCGGGCTCATCCCCGCCGGCGGGCAGCTCGTGCTCCGCATCCAGCTTCGGCTCGACCTCGGGTTTGCCGTTCGTCTTCCCCATATACAACGTTTCCCTTCAGTGCTCGTTCAGCAGGTTGTCGAAGAGGCGGGCGATGTAGCTGACCGCCGTGATGGTGTGCTCGTAGTCCATGCGGGTGGGACCGATGACCGCCAGCGATCCCATCACCTCGTCGCCCACCCGCGCCGGCGCCCCGATGAGCACGAAGTTGCGCAACTGCGGCGCCGCCTGCTCCAGCCCGATCACCACCCGCACCGCCTCCTGGCGCGCATCCACGTAGGCGGCCAGCAATTCCGCCACCCTTTCCTTCTCTTCCAGCGTCTTGAGCAACTGGCTGAGGTGCTCGCGGTCGTTCTCGTTGGCCACCAGGTTGGCGGCGCCTTCCACGTAGACCGCCGGCAGCCGCTCGTCGTCGGCCAGCGCCCCCTGCTCATAGAGCTGGGCGATGGATCGGGTCAGGCGGTCGTACTCGTTGCGTTCGCGCTCGATCAAGCGCCCGATCTCGGCACGCACCGCCTCCAGCGTCCAGCCGCGGTAGTTCTCGTTGATGTAGTTGGCAGCCAACTCCAGGTCGCCGGGCTCCAGGTCGCGCTCCAGCCGCAGCAGCCGGTCGCGCACCAGCCCGGAGCGCGTCACCACCACTGCCAGGATCTTGCGGTCACCCAGGCGCGAGAAGTACACGTGCTCCAGCGCGTTCTGCGATCCCGCGGCACTCACCGCCACCCCCACCCCGTGCGAGACCAGCGAGAGCACGTGCGAAGTTCGCTCCATGAACTCCTGCACGTCTGTGATCCCCCGGAACGACCCCTGGATCAGGCCCTCATCAGCGCGCGACAGGTGCGCCTTGCCCGTGATCTGCTCCACGAAGTAGCGGTAGGCCTCGGGTGTGGGCACGCGCCCAGCAGAGGTGTGCGGCTGCTCCAGGTAGCCCGACTCGGCCAGGTCCGCCATCACGTTGCGGATGGTGGCCGGGCTCAGGCCCTCGGGATTGCTGCGCGCCAGCGCCCGCGAGCCCACCGGCTCGCCCGTGGCAATATAGGTCTCCACGATGGCCGTCAGGATGGCGTGCTCACGCTTGCCGATCTGGCCCGATTGCGCCATGAATGCTGCTACCTCTACATTAAGTCCCTTAATTACAAAAACTTAGAAGGATTTCGTGGGTGGACTCTTCTGCCCATGATTCTAGGGTTGAAGAGAGGGGCTGTCAAGGCTGGCACTCTTGGGCTGAGAGTGCCAAGCCGGGTGCATCCGCGCCCTCAGTGGATGCGGATGACGCTCTCCGGCGGGCGGCTGCCGAGTTCGGCGATGCGCGCCGCCACTTGCTTGGCGAAGGCGAAGAAGGACTGGGCGTGCGGCGAGGAGTCGCCTTCCAGCACCACCGGCCGCCCGGTATCGCCGCCCTTGCGGATGTCGGGGTCCAACTCGATGCGCCCTAGGAAGGGCACGCCGAACTGCTGGGCGGTGCGCTCGCCCCCGCCCTTGGAGAAAATGTCGATCTCGTTGTGGCAGTGGGGGCAGATGAAGTAGCTCATGTTCTCCACGATCCCCAGCACCTCCACCTTCACCTGGCGGAACATCTCGATGGCCTTGCGCGCGTCCATCAGCGAGACGTCGGAGGGCGTCGAGACCACGATGGCCCCGCTCACCGGCACCGTCTGGATCAGGGAGATGGCCACGTCGCCCGTGCCCGGCGGCAGGTCGATGACTAGGTAGTCCAGTTCGCCCCACTCCACCTGCTGCAGGAACTGCCGCAGGATGCTGTGCAGCATGGGCCCGCGCCAGATCAGGGGCTTGTCCCCGGGATTGAGGAATCCTACCGAGAGCACCTTCAACCCGAACTGCTCCAGGGGCACGATGCGGTTCTCGCCCACCAGTTGCGGGGTGGCGCTGGTGCCGATCATGAGCGGCACGTTGGGACCGTAGATGTCGGCGTCGAGCAACCCGACCTTGCTCCCCATGCGCGCCAGCGCCACCGCCAGGTTGACCGCGATGGTGGTCTTGCCCACCCCGCCCTTCCCCGAGCCCACCGCCACCACGTGGCGCACTCCGGGGAGCGGCTGCGGTCCGGGCATCTGCGGCGGATGCATGTGCGAGCTCAAGTGGTCACCTTCGGATGGGATGCGGCGCCGGCGCCGAAGCCGTAATTATACCTGCCGCCCGCTCCCCCTATCACGTGCCGTGGTGAGCCGCATCACAGCGCCGCCGCTTGAATTCCCTAAGATGATGAAGTCACACTTTAGTAGGCCCAAGCAGCCGGGCTCTTGATGAGCCTGTGAGTCTGGACTCGCGCACCAGGAAGACGGCCGATCCCGTGCGCTGATTCTCCCTGCCACTTTCCTGGCAAGCCCGCCCGGCTGTGGACCGACTGCCGCGGAGGCGTGCCATGAAACGCACATCCCTCGCCCTTGCATTCCTTGCCCTCTTGACTCTACTGTCTTCCCCTCCGGCTACCGCCCAAGGCGGGCCGCACCGCGGCCTGCCTTTGGAGCGCGCCAGCTTCCAGCGCTCCAAAAGTGAGCCCGCTTTCGCGCCCGGTCGCGTGCTGGTGCGCTTTCGCAAGGGCACGACGGCGGCCGCCATGGCGGCCGCCCACGCCGCCGTGCGCGCCCAGGTGATCCGCTCCTACCGCGTCGTGGGCGGACTGCAGCTCGTCCGCCTCGCCGCCGGCATGTCCGTCGCGCAGGCCCTTCGCCTTTACCGCCGCAACCCCGACGTGCTCTACGCCGAGCCCGATTATCTTCAGTACGCCGACGCCACCCCCAACGATC
Coding sequences within:
- the hrcA gene encoding heat-inducible transcriptional repressor HrcA; protein product: MAQSGQIGKREHAILTAIVETYIATGEPVGSRALARSNPEGLSPATIRNVMADLAESGYLEQPHTSAGRVPTPEAYRYFVEQITGKAHLSRADEGLIQGSFRGITDVQEFMERTSHVLSLVSHGVGVAVSAAGSQNALEHVYFSRLGDRKILAVVVTRSGLVRDRLLRLERDLEPGDLELAANYINENYRGWTLEAVRAEIGRLIERERNEYDRLTRSIAQLYEQGALADDERLPAVYVEGAANLVANENDREHLSQLLKTLEEKERVAELLAAYVDARQEAVRVVIGLEQAAPQLRNFVLIGAPARVGDEVMGSLAVIGPTRMDYEHTITAVSYIARLFDNLLNEH
- a CDS encoding RsmE family RNA methyltransferase, with the translated sequence MTRRRWIADEVCGDRAALVGEHAAHLARVLRARVGQEFDIAAAGRVRRGRVAAVSLERVEFELGGEVCIAVGLPLTLLLSIFKFDRLEWAIEKLTELGAARLVPVIAGRTDAHLAQAAGKRVERWRRIASEAAEQSRRANAPEVAAPAKLREAAAGVQGLRIFLDESEERITLKQALRERAPGQAVALAFGPEGGWTEEEAQGLRAAGWKAALLGGRILRAETAAIAATALVAAELEAES
- the grpE gene encoding nucleotide exchange factor GrpE — translated: MGKTNGKPEVEPKLDAEHELPAGGDEPDVVEEAGAPAAAPEVLRDEELRRLKREREELYDRLARMQAEFDNARKRAAKEQAEFREYAAAEVVKPLLPILDSLERALAHSPAGDELRAGVELIYKQMLDALGKMGLRVIPAVGEPFDPRLHQAVQMVDTTEVPDHHVLQELQRGYKLKERLLRPAMVRVARNPRK
- a CDS encoding Mrp/NBP35 family ATP-binding protein, whose protein sequence is MHPPQMPGPQPLPGVRHVVAVGSGKGGVGKTTIAVNLAVALARMGSKVGLLDADIYGPNVPLMIGTSATPQLVGENRIVPLEQFGLKVLSVGFLNPGDKPLIWRGPMLHSILRQFLQQVEWGELDYLVIDLPPGTGDVAISLIQTVPVSGAIVVSTPSDVSLMDARKAIEMFRQVKVEVLGIVENMSYFICPHCHNEIDIFSKGGGERTAQQFGVPFLGRIELDPDIRKGGDTGRPVVLEGDSSPHAQSFFAFAKQVAARIAELGSRPPESVIRIH
- the dnaJ gene encoding molecular chaperone DnaJ, encoding MANNGKRDYYEVLGVARMASDQEVKSAYRRLALQYHPDRNSSPDAEEKFKEASEAYSVLADADKRAAYDRYGHAGVGAAGAGFPDFNQVIFQDFSDILGDLFGFGDLFGTGSGRRRSRSRRGADLREDLSLEFEEAVFGAETTLGIRRHEHCESCRGSGLAPGKAAVRCATCGGHGQVRYQQGFFGVARTCSSCHGSGQVINDPCPQCHGEGQVLRERELAVKVPAGVEDGTRIRYAGQGEAGAHGGPPGDLYVVLAVKEHPFFEREGKDLYCGVPISISQAALGAQIKIPTLEGEHPLKIPEGTQSGTVFRVRHKGVPSLNGHGRGDLHVEVRVQIPSRLSKRQRELLEELAALTPVENKPQRRTLLSRMKEIFGS
- a CDS encoding ATP-dependent DNA helicase — translated: MTLVFDPKQLEAIEHGRGPMLVLAGAGTGKTTVLVERVTRLVREGVARPDEILAVTFTIKGAREMRERVQARLGGECAGLRASNFHAYCEGLLRRAGANFGVLTDEDLWVYLRQRIEELPRQRFVRAADPGRFLSDLKEFFSRCQDELVTPVAYGSYLERLRQKELPLPRVSKSKERDALSDQEVLARCQEIGDVFTTVEEMLERDHLGTFGAQIVKAIDLLKKDAALLAEERARSRFVLVDEFQDCNVAQIELAALLAGEEKNLFAVGDPDQAIYHFRGASSAAFDEFLQRFPGSRRVALEKNHRSTVPILACAAGIIAKNPPVVQATSRLGQEFERRPLRSARSEEAAARGEALPSPPVAIVLCDHSLAEAAEVAESVRSLQEKSGCAWSRFAVLYRTHEHRKVAIEEFAARGIPVAVKGVNVLDTAEVRDLMAALRALVNPRDGGSLFRVAALPQFAIRPAGLRDRLKGAEKGADLVSILERVTGGKKVLAALEELRAQAAAARMRVAAVVELAIRRFSLEGRPEPLAAFRRFVADWEKKPIAGDRKLAAFLDYMEHFPQAGGSVQMYDEEAGDEDPREGVRMMTVHAAKGLEFGHVFVLRASSQSFPTGYREPLFEFPAALTRGASAAGSKEIHAQEERRLFYVAMTRARDSLTLCTRPRGKKREVSGYPKEVLAHPALAASRAERPARDYRADIAAAAAPSAVAGVGAWLLLPPQSVASPITLSATTIDKYELCPLKYKISQEWAIPGRAAGAMQFGNVVHTVLKNYYDALLSGRSQSTEALLESFRAALANAGLEDPAQRRLYERQGLEQLREFGELRAAEPPPQVIATEKAFDLTLGGARVVGRVDRLDRIAGARVAIVDYKTGAPKKPEDADDSLQLSLYALAARDTWGLEPERLAFYNLDGNQEVATTRTPEELRAVEERVAEVAARIAAGEFEANPGRHCVWCVYRELCPATEPRLYTIEPSRKPGVS